Genomic DNA from Candidatus Krumholzibacteriia bacterium:
ATCCTGGAGTTGCAGGCGCAGCCAGCGCGCCAGCTCATGAGCGGAGCTACCGAGACCTCCGGCGGCGTGCATGGTGCGGTCGGTCTTGCGTTGCTCCACAGCTCGCCAGGCGCCGTCGACGCGCTCGAGCGGAACCGCCGCATTGGGATCCGCGTACATCTGGCTCGCATATCCGGTCGTGCGCACCATGCCCGCCGGGGCCAGAATGCTCCGAGCCAGCTCGTCCCGCCAGGACTTGCCGGTGACGGCCTCGATGACGCGCCCCAGGACCGTGAAGTGAACGTTCGAGTACTCCACCGTACCCGCCGTTTCGGCTTGGGCGAGCCAGTGGTAATAGCGGTCCTCGGTGATCTCCCCCGTATACGCGTCCAGAAGCACGATCGGGCCGCTCCGGATCCCGTAACGATGGCAGAGGAGATCGCGGATCGTCACCCTCGCCGCCAAGGAGGAGTCGGCGAGTTGGAAGCGAGGCAGGTACTTGCGGACTGGATCGTCGAGGGAGAGACGCTTGGAATCAGCCAGGGCGCAGACGGTGGTCGCTGTGAAGGTCTTGGTGATGGAAGCGATGTAGAAGAGCGTTTCCGGAGTCACCGGGGCGCCCGAGCGTGGATCGCGGCTGCCGAATCCCTGGGCGTAGAGTCGTTCGCCCTGGACGACGGCCACGGCCATTCCCGGGACGTCGAAGAGGTCCATGATCTGGGTCCAGCGCTCGGGCAAGTCCGCGAGCGACGGTAGTTCCGTGAGAGGTGCGAGCGAATCCGTAGCACCCGCGGGGCTCGAGAGCCCGAATACGGAAAGCATGAACGCCTGAGCCAGGGGAAACCAAGTCCGGGAAACCATGGTGCCGCCCTCCTAGGGAACGCAAAGTCGGCGAGGCGGGGGGACGCAGTAAAGACGCAGCAGCAGGTCCGCTGGTTCGGTGCCTTTGATGCATCGGCGGCGGCAGCCGCAATCTTGGGTGCGGGCCTGGGCGGAGCGGGTCTGGAAGGCGCTATTTCACAGGTGGTTGGAGAGGGAAGGGCGCAGTTTACCTCGCCACCACGAGCTTCTGAGTTCGTTGCTCGGCGCCGGCGCGCAGCTGGAGGAGATAGATCCCCGCCGGGATCGGGTTCCCGGCGTCGTCGCGGCCGTCCCAAAGGCGCGAGTAGAGCCCGGGTACGAGGGGTTCGTGGGCCACGGTGCGAACGTGGCGGCCAGCCACGTCGAAGATCTCGAGCGTGACGGTCGAAGCGGCTGCGACTCGGAACTGGATGGTGGCGGCGCCGTTCGTCGGGTTCGGCACGCTGCCGCGTAGAAAGGTGCCGCTCATCGAGTCCTCGGTCGGCACATCGGCGACGTTCGCGCAGGCGGCGATGTGCGCAGGCTGGCCGCTACACAAGCCCGGCTGGTCGATCTCGACCGCCTGCAGTGCCTTGCGCACCTCGTCACAAGTCGTGGCGGTGTACAAATCGGCGCACGCCTGGTTGATGCCGGTATAGACCTCGTTGAACGTCGCGGTCCGCGTCAAGTACGTCGTCATGGTTCGGAACCAGATCCGAGCGGCCGCTGCGCGACCGACCCCGGTGATCGCACACCCATTGAACGTCCCGCCCTCGGACATCAAGTACATGCTCTTGCCCAGGACCGTGGAGTTGTGGTGGATGCCGCCATTGTCCTCCGTGCCACAGTAGTAATTGGAATGATGGAATCGATCCGGAAAAGGAGGGAAAGGATAGACATCCGTGAGAGAGGGTGGGTCCATGAGGCTTCTGGGGCTAAGAATCGAGCCCGTCCCGGTCATCCAGTCAGTGGTCGCCGTCACAGCAAGCTCGAATACTTCTCCGAAGAGGTCGGAAAACGCTTCACTGAGAGCGCCGGTTTCACCCTGATTGACCAGGCCGATTCCGCGGCCCGTGCCGTCCCGGAAGGAAAAGTTTGTGACA
This window encodes:
- a CDS encoding serine hydrolase domain-containing protein, which encodes MVSRTWFPLAQAFMLSVFGLSSPAGATDSLAPLTELPSLADLPERWTQIMDLFDVPGMAVAVVQGERLYAQGFGSRDPRSGAPVTPETLFYIASITKTFTATTVCALADSKRLSLDDPVRKYLPRFQLADSSLAARVTIRDLLCHRYGIRSGPIVLLDAYTGEITEDRYYHWLAQAETAGTVEYSNVHFTVLGRVIEAVTGKSWRDELARSILAPAGMVRTTGYASQMYADPNAAVPLERVDGAWRAVEQRKTDRTMHAAGGLGSSAHELARWLRLQLQDGTLDGKRILSKETTGEMRATQSKLDEPDGSIRIIEGFGLAWSVGTFNGHRLCQHSGGYDGASAYVAFLPDDGVGVVVLLNAGGPARGLGDIAAVDVLERLTGTKSAWDVYDRFTRRARERKQTAAEEQASTPPPSSAPLLSQSPSAYVGSFSNPWWGTFEVQATEARLACRLGEMALPIGPSAAGNDHFTVADFLDENISGQFLAADGKSVESIRLLHPRFGELVFHR
- a CDS encoding M4 family metallopeptidase, with amino-acid sequence MGLVNQGETGALSEAFSDLFGEVFELAVTATTDWMTGTGSILSPRSLMDPPSLTDVYPFPPFPDRFHHSNYYCGTEDNGGIHHNSTVLGKSMYLMSEGGTFNGCAITGVGRAAAARIWFRTMTTYLTRTATFNEVYTGINQACADLYTATTCDEVRKALQAVEIDQPGLCSGQPAHIAACANVADVPTEDSMSGTFLRGSVPNPTNGAATIQFRVAAASTVTLEIFDVAGRHVRTVAHEPLVPGLYSRLWDGRDDAGNPIPAGIYLLQLRAGAEQRTQKLVVAR